From a region of the Oryzias melastigma strain HK-1 linkage group LG4, ASM292280v2, whole genome shotgun sequence genome:
- the ubxn6 gene encoding UBX domain-containing protein 6, whose product MKKFFEDIKKDMKFKSAGPGKKLTEDTSSKPAPSDCNSKQNRRPPSEGAQMAGAAALARIEHQQRPKVHTSQDAIRIQVKKELEAEAAALTEKEKAATREGSKVPVKDPACLSVSGVYFTCPLTGATLSKSEREVHIKEAILMRFEEDPIEASVMMVHTFNKDKEKVKAAVEIISKYVENICKNPTEEKYRKIKLSNKVFQEKVRCVEGSREFLQALGFISIMLPVDGQEEEEEFLVLPEASPDALELMKEQRDRLQRGEPVRAKLDRQPQAFKPSPHAQRFELPPEFYNLTAEELRKEQQQRSELLEKNAMLRTKAMREKDEQRERKKYNYTLLRVRLPDGNLLQGTFYAWDRLPVLFEFVRESLVDGWQPFELIAPGGQKLKESEGVSFVESNLVPAALITFAWDAAVQADIAAAGKQSQSLLKPQLLEAIGTLS is encoded by the exons atgaagaagttttttgaagacataaaaaaggaCATGAAGTTTAAATCTGCTGGACCCGGGAAGAAGCTAACCGAGGACACCAG CTCCAAGCCAGCCCCGAGCGACTGCAACTCCAAGCAGAACCGCCGCCCTCCCAGCGAAGGAGCGCAGATGGCTGGAGCCGCAGCTCTAGCCAGGATCGAGCACCAGCAGCGCCCCAAGGTGCACACCTCCCAGGACGCGATCAGGATCCAGG tCAAAAAAGAGCTGGAAGCAGAGGCAGCTGCACTGAccgaaaaagaaaaagcagcaacacGAGAG GGATCCAAAGTACCAGTAAAAGATCCAGCATGCCTCTCGGTGTCAGGTGTGTATTTTACCTGCCCGCTCACAGGAGCGACGCTGTCCAAGAGTGAGAGGGAGGTCCACATCAAAGAAGCAATCCTGATG CGGTTTGAGGAAGATCCAATCGAGGCTTCAGTCATGATGGTGCACACTTTTAACAAAGATAAAGAGAAAGTGAAGGCTGCTGTGGAAATCATCAGCAA ATATGTggaaaatatctgtaaaaaccCGACAGAGGAAAAGTACAGGAAGATTAAACTCAGCAACAAGGTTTTCCAG GAGAAAGTGCGTTGTGTGGAGGGCAGTCGAGAGTTTCTGCAGGCTCTGGGCTTCATCAGCATCATGCTTCCAGTAGACGGACAag aagaggaagaagaattCCTGGTGTTGCCGGAAGCAAGTCCCGATGCCTTGGAGCTAATGAAGGAGCAGCGAGACCGCCTCCAGAGGGGGGAGCCCGTCAGAGCAAAGCTGGACCGGCAGCCTCAAGCGTTTAAGCCCTCCCCCCATGCCCAACGCTTCGAGTTGCCCCCCGAGTTCTACAACCTGACAGCAGAGGAGCTCCggaaggagcagcagcagag gagtGAGTTGCTGGAGAAGAACGCCATGCTGCGCACCAAAGCCATGAGGGAGAAGGATGAACAGAGGGAGAGGAAGAAATACAACTACACCCTGCTCAGGGTCAGGCTGCCTGATGGAAACCTGCTACAAG GGACCTTCTATGCCTGGGACCGGCTCCCCGTGCTGTTTGAGTTTGTGCGGGAGTCTCTGGTCGACGGCTGGCAGCCCTTTGAACTCATCGCTCCTGGGGGTCAAAAGCTTAAAGAGTCTGAAGGAGTCAGTTTTGTAGAATCTAACTTG GTCCCTGCCGCCCTGATTACATTTGCCTGGGACGCGGCCGTGCAGGCAGATATCGCAGCTGCAGGCAAGCAGAGTCAGAGTCTGCTCAAACCGCAGCTGCTTGAAGCCATCGGGACGCTGAGCTGA
- the chaf1a gene encoding chromatin assembly factor 1 subunit A: protein MLAAENPSVDGHLAASTPLKGGMDCKSNNNANKKLIQARLPFKRLNTEPKENQPPKRPRAPACPQPVDSDEHNENVSTPLSERSGPPLVNGRGPIDGFFSRRHLPPSDEKVIIDLTAESSPIKGFTPPAAACHPAKSKLCAKDKPASSEQPLNVEDTSKPRSSDSVTISDDEGEQSEAEDPPASTSQLDTTQDSNSEPEEQNESGNVSSSENRSTQSASPGSPLSESSPENKEAGDATPTRTPKEMQSTPTLPSGQKNAKRRSLKSLQEQEERLRLRQEKERQKEEAKAEKEKKKEEARKLKEKREKEKRERKEKDEREKREKKEKDEKEKAERVKAKEELRKSKIEAKLEEKRKKEEEKRMKEEEKRLKEEKDRVKAEKAEITRFLQKSKTQQVPKTLAAACGKFAPFEIKENMALAPLTRVQCIDSVLEDLDHYLLNPAEKGNALEDWIGKKPRQSGATKVRQTDSPSDCIVAEGPKPDGVPDRKRYGPMKLLQFHENYRPAYWGTWSKKSSNISPRCPFKQDKDLLDYEVDSDEEWEEEEPGESLSHSEGEDEEEGGEDDDDDDGFFVPHGYLSEDEGALEEEESGDLEKQKLRQKLKAREWDELMSCKKKMKVLEPVVRGCVWEGEGDGLEILQCYAVCVFEPLPKADTSPSPEELSQRVQREDHLLGQLLPLLHGNVNSCKVIITEFQEFCRQSSSAASASPPDSVTPRSQTDNIPTRIQLRRLVKNNAVYEKRSNYRRCCWYVHAEVLSRYGQEALPVPCHWTYLTTGAREEPREEHSSPANPQGNPPSTPSMPSSSSKRKSTGSQSITQFMKRRSEPRQTEAAETDGFQADTEDDEDDCIIVSTHNGPNQDSPPSESDSPMEVAPSNSSALPESST, encoded by the exons ATGTTGGCGGCGGAAAACCCATCAGTGGACGGACATTTGGCAGCATCGACTCCACTCAAAGGAG GCATGGACTGCAAATCCAATAATAATgccaataaaaaattaattcaag CTCGTCTCCCATTCAAGCGTCTTAACACTGAACCTAAGGAGAACCAGCCGCCAAAGCGCCCCCGTGCCCCTGCCTGCCCCCAACCAGTAGACTCAGACGAACACAATGAAAACGTGTCAACACCTTTATCTGAGCGCAGTGGGCCACCTTTAGTTAACGGTCGAGGTCCAATTGATGGTTTCTTTAGTCGCAGGCACCTCCCGCCCTCAGATGAAAAGGTGATCATTGATTTAACCGCAGAGTCGTCTCCAATTAAAGGGTTTACCCCCCCTGCAGCCGCTTGTCATCCAGCAAAGAGCAAACTTTGTGCCAAGGATAAACCAGCCTCTTCTGAGCAACCCCTCAATGTTGAGGACACTTCGAAACCACGCAGCTCAGACTCTGTAACAATTAGTGATGATGAAGGGGAGCAGTCGGAAGCAGAAGATCCTCCAGCTTCGACATCACAGCTTGACACAACACAGGACTCCAACAGCGAGCCGGAGGAGCAGAACGAGTCAGGAAATGTCTCTAGTTCCGAAAACAGGTCCACACAGTCTGCTTCCCCGGGCAGCCCGCTATCTGAAAGTTCTCCAGAAAACAAGGAAGCTGGTGACGCTACACCCACCAGAACACCTAAG GAGATGCAAAGCACCCCGACTTTACCGTCCGGTCAGAAAAACGCAAAAAGACGCTCTTTGAAG aGTTTGCAGGAACAGGAGGAAAGGCTTCGGTTGCGACAGGAGAAGGAGCGGCAGAAAGAAGAGGCCAAAGcggaaaaggagaagaaaaaggaGGAGGCCCGCAAGCTGAAGGAGAAACGAGAAAAGGAGAAACgcgaaagaaaagaaaaagatgagcgCGAAAAAcgagagaaaaaggaaaaagacgaAAAAGAAAAGGCAGAAAGGGTCAAAGCAAAAGAAGAACTGCGAAAGTCTAAGATAGA AGcaaaacttgaagaaaaacgtaagaaagaagaagaaaagcgaATGAAAGAAGAGGAGAAACGGTTGAAAGAAGAGAAGGAT CGTGTGAAAGCTGAGAAAGCAGAAATAACTCGGTTTCTACAGAAATCCAAAACCCAACAGGTTCCAAAG ACTCTTGCTGCTGCGTGTGGGAAATTTGCTCCATTTGAGATCAAAGAAAACATGGCTCTGGCGCCGTTGACCCGTGTTCAGTGCATTGACTCTGTTCTGGAGGACCTGGACCACTATTTATTGAACCCTGCAGAAAAGGGAAACGCACTAGAGGACTGGATTGGGAAAAAACCACGACAATCGGGAGCCACCAAAGTCAGACAGACAGACTCACCCAG TGACTGCATAGTTGCAGAAGGGCCAAAACCTGATGGAGTGCCGGATCGCAAACGCTACGGACCCATGAAACTGCTGCAGTTCCATGAGAACTACCGTCCTGCGTACTGGGGCACCTGGAGTAAAAAGAGTTCAAATATTTCCCCTCGCTGCCCCTTCAAACAAGACAAG GATTTGCTTGACTATGAGGTGGACAGTGATGAAGAATGGGAAGAAGAAGAACCAGGAGAGTCCCTGTCTCACAGCGAAGGA gaggatgaagaggaaggaggagaggaTGACGATGATGACGATGGCTTCTTTGTTCCTCATGGTTATCTCTCAGAAGACGAAGGGGCCTTAGAGGAGGAG GAGAGTGGGGAtctggaaaaacagaaactgcGTCAGAAGCTCAAAGCAAGAGAGTGGGATGAACTGATGTCCTGCAAGAAGAAGATGAAGGTGCTGGAGCCGGTGGTCAGAGGCTGTGTTTGGGAGGGAGAGGGAGATGGTCTGGAGATCCTTCAGTGCTATGCTGTCTGCGTGTTCGAGCCTTTGCCCAAAGCGGACACCAGCCCGAGCCCAGAGGAGCTGTCACAGAGGGTTCAGAGAGAAGATCACT TGCTTGGTCAGCTTCTGCCGCTGTTGCACGGCAACGTTAACAGCTGCAAAGTGATCATCACCGAGTTTCAGGAGTTTTGCCGCCAAAGCTCCTCAGCAGCATCAGCATCCCCTCCGGATTCAGTCACACCTCGAAGCCAAACGGACAACATTCCCACCAG AATACAACTGAGGCGTCTCGTCAAGAACAACGCGGTCTATGAGAAGCGTTCAAACTATCGGCGCTGCTGCTGGTACGTGCACGCGGAGGTTCTGTCCCGTTACGGTCAGGAGGCTCTGCCGGTTCCCTGCCACTGGACCTACCTCACCACAGGAGCCCGAGAGGAGCCCCGTGAAGAACACTCTTCTCCTGCAAACCCTCAGGGGAATCCTCCCAGCACACCTTCCATGCCTTCATCCTCCAGCAAGAGGAAGAGTACGGGCAGCCAGTCCATAACACAGTTTATGAAGAGGCGTTCTGAACCACGGCAG ACTGAGGCAGCAGAGACGGATGGTTTCCAGGCTGACACTGAGGATGATGAGGACGACTGCATCATCGTTTCCACACACAACG GTCCCAACCAAGACAGCCCCCCCAGTGAGAGTGACAGTCCCATGGAGGTGGCCCCCTCCAATTCATCTGCTCTCCCCGAGTCCAGCACCTGA
- the scamp4 gene encoding secretory carrier-associated membrane protein 4 — MTERANNFPPLPKFLRIKPCFYQKIDEEIPAQYQQLVHRVFTLWIMYSGTLFLNVISCIAWWAGGGGATNFGFSLLWLILFSPCSYTCWFRPLYKAFRADSSFNFMAFFFIFFLQCVLALIQTLGISGWGTCGWIATVMFFSTNVGSAIVMLITALLFTLVTLLMVLVLIKVHRLYRGGGGSLERAQEEWSTGLWKNAPVREAGLNAVAHTAQGPSLPEYPASVPSYPDNSNW, encoded by the exons ATGACAg AAAGAGCAAATAACTTTCCTCCCCTGCCTAAATTTCTAAGAATAAAACCATGCTTCTACCAGAAGATTGATGAAGAAATTCCTGCTCAGTACCAGCAACTGGTGCACAGAGTGTTCACGCTGTGGATAA TGTACTCAGGGACGCTTTTTCTAAACGTGATTTCATGCATTGCTTGGTGGGCAGGAGGTGGAGGGGCCACTAACTTTGGCTTCTCCTTGCTTTGGCTCATCCTCTTCAGCCCCTGTAGTTACACCTGCTGGTTCAGACCTCTCTACAAAGCTTTCAG GGCTGATAGCTCCTTCAACTTCATGgccttcttcttcatctttttcctcCAGTGTGTGTTGGCTCTTATTCAGACTTTAGGTATCTCTGGCTGGGGAACATG CGGCTGGATTGCCACAGTGATGTTTTTCAGCACCAATGTGGGCTCCGCTATAGTGATGCTTATCACGGCTCTGCTCTTCACTCTGGTGACTCTTTTAATGGTATTGGTTCTCATCAAG GTGCACAGATTGTACCGGGGTGGCGGCGGCAGCCTGGAGCGCGCTCAGGAAGAGTGGAGCACTGGTCTGTGGAAAAACGCTCCGGTGAGGGAAGCTGGACTCAATGCTGTTGCTCACACAGCACAAGGCCCCAGTTTGCCCGAGTACCCCGCTTCTGTACCAAGTTACCCTGACAACAGCAACTGGTAA